The following are encoded in a window of Plasmodium cynomolgi strain B DNA, chromosome 4, whole genome shotgun sequence genomic DNA:
- a CDS encoding adenylosuccinate lyase (putative) gives MLSILQYSLTATPPMDHLKNISPIDGRYKKACSEVSTFFSEYALIKHRIIVEVRWLLFLNEKELFFEKVSDESVEVLNQIATNITDSDIARVKEIEEETNHDVKAVEYFVKEKLSKSERKDLVKIKEYVHYLCTSEDINNVAYAMCLKICLHDVIIPCIEKIMLKLKELAVQYSHVALLSRTHGQPASSTTFGKEIANFYARIHHHVEVIKRVKICAKFNGAVGNFNAHKVVSKETNWIASIKLFLQRYFDLAYSLYCTQIQDHDYICELSDALARVNGTLIDLCVDIWIYISNNLLKLKMKEKEVGSSTMPHKVNPIDFENAEGNLHIANAFFKLFSSKLPTSRLQRDLSDSTVLRNIGSSLAYCLIAYKSVLKGLNKIDIDRRNLEEELDKNWSTLAEPIQIVMKRFNYVDAYEELKQFTRGKFIDKEIMQEFIKTKCGFLPQDVVDQLLELTPATYTGYADYLAKNVEQLSGELD, from the exons atgctttccattttgcagtaTAGT CTCACCGCTACCCCCCCGATGGACCACCTGAAGAATATCTCGCCCATCGACGGGCGGTACAAAAAGGCATGCAGCGAAGTGTCGACCTTCTTCTCCGAGTACGCATTGATAAAACATCGGATCATCGTAGAGGTGCGGTGGCTGCTGTTCCTGAACGAGAAGGAGCTGTTCTTTGAGAAGGTGAGTGACGAATCGGTGGAGGTACTAAATCAGATCGCCACAAACATAACAGACAGCGACATAGCAAGAGTGAAAGAGATAGAGGAAGAAACCAATCATGATGTAAAGGCAGTCGAATATTtcgtaaaggaaaaattgagTAAGTCGGAGAGGAAAGACCTGGTGAAGATAAAAGAGTATGTACACTACCTCTGTACCAGTGAGGACATCAACAATGTAGCCTATGCGATGTGCCTGAAGATATGCCTACACGATGTAATAATCCCatgtatagaaaaaataatgctcAAGTTAAAGGAACTAGCTGTGCAGTACTCCCATGTGGCACTACTCTCAAGGACACATGGTCAACCTGCTTCTTCCACCACTTTCGGAAAAGAAATAGCAAATTTCTACGCAAGGATACACCACCATGTAGAGGTCATTAAAAGAGTCAAAATTTGTGCCAAGTTTAATGGAGCTGTGGGTAACTTTAATGCTCACAAAGTGGTCAGTAAAGAGACAAACTGGATAGCTAGCATCAAACTGTTTTTGCAAAGATACTTCGATTTAGCGTACTCTTTGTATTGCACACAGATACAGGATCATGATTATATATGCGAGTTGTCTGATGCTTTGGCTCGAGTAAACGGTACACTCATTGACCTGTGTGTTGATATTTggatatatatttcaaataatttattaaagctaaagatgaaggagaaagaagTTGGAAGCAGCACCATGCCACATAAGGTGAACCCAATTGACTTCGAAAATGCAGAAGGGAATTTACACATAGCAAATgctttcttcaaattgttcaGTTCTAAATTACCAACGAGCAGATTACAGAGAGACCTTTCTGACTCCACTGTATTGAGGAACATCGGAAGCTCCCTTGCCTATTGTCTCATTGCCTACAAATCGGTGTTAAAGGGACTGAACAAAATAGATATCGATAGGAGAAACCTAGAGGAGGAACTTGATAAGAATTGGTCCACTTTGGCAGAACCCATTCAGATTGTGATGAAGCGATTCAACTATGTAGATGCATATGAGGAGCTCAAGCAATTCACAAGAGGGAAATTTATCGACAAAGAAATTATGCAAGAATTTATTAAAACTAAATGCGGCTTCCTTCCTCAGGATGTCGTTGACCAGTTGTTGGAGTTAACTCCCGCGACTTATACTGGTTATGCTGACTACTTGGCCAAGAATGTGGAGCAGCTATCGGGGGAGCTCGACTAG
- a CDS encoding transcription factor (putative) produces MAFFCPNCHNIVLVHIENGVYFYCKTCNFKYKIKNKIFNKFDCKDHNKTIPLDAVDVNNKNMSKTQAVCPKCTHDEAYFYSLQIRSADEPSTIFYICIKCNHHWKE; encoded by the exons ATGGCTTTCTTCTGTCCCAACTGCCACAACATCGTCCTCGTGCATATCGAAAATGGCGTGTACTTCTACTGCAAAACATGTAACTTcaagtacaaaataaagaacaaaatttttaacaaattcgATTGCAAGGACCATAACAAAACCATCCCCCTGGATGCCGTTGACgtgaacaacaaaaatatgtcaaAGACGCAGG ctGTCTGCCCCAAGTGCACGCATGACGAGGCGTACTTCTACAGCCTGCAAATCCGGTCGGCGGACGAGCCCAGCACGATCTTCTACATCTGCATAAAGTGCAACCACCATTGGAAGGAGTGA
- a CDS encoding hypothetical protein (putative) gives MTEGHKGSAEVNPYKEEDPNNCYNKEYEKNELDKYLIKMGDLTKKSNLTENKDFYGAKYDMITTDSISTTTEEFSCPCPLEGKGDDKDTLRISEEGEFGDASQDLTLDDQQSTKVGNGGSSGSSDSSSGRSSGGRSEGGGTGSGERSGERSGERSGERSGKRHCERQGERSGERHCERHGSVRSLGKTAWAMGSTATSARKMDAPKFCDNNDLYAVEHGKLTRSSEPFSISKNEVSKGKEDQYDNLSSTKTPAGSSIITTQQTNGRLQDYSVILSGKEYESNNNSLRQNTHVTELPNQSTNSLRPHVHPSYVPNKVNHVSSRSNAPHMFNGLSMATTVGGQKDIGAEGDYTRMILRGNATLMNCVHKSGNKNSLNVLHVKNGGRCAHGVGQEVRGGSPSMGSTVKLIRAAGDRERFVGGVSSGRSINGGRTQEMTRNGEAVRNAISVRSANSWRGSKGGTHSFPLNGVGSNMRNVSSTENLKSPSSQNNGMHHLSVRMSNLRSSTAALTPSTPKNAAHLLEGNLNYNPKVEDKKKLTSVSGGDVKVAAMTHPHVKSSVENANVRLNSSRLLSRTCFGGGHAVVDSFRESPPHRVGRNLSFMGVSFDRDIGPHVQGMAIGPSGGRVPGSAMPIRGDTRRGIFSGVSGGISGGLSGNVNVPLSGPFGGILGRDSFRVHTCKGGGAVKIPSDGISGGCSGCGGCGGCGGCGGCSGCSGFGGCGCGCFGGCGMAMLKNLSNRQRSLTGPYKKVNEENNMVLKNMAQRKHLISYKHMNNWITSHESKCGGRDDRGRAPVASSLRNGIYKTNQKMNKEKVGQLLDIIMKEANKSYSGKKKSVINQI, from the exons atgacagaaGGACATAAAGGAAGTGCTGAAGTGAACCCATACAAGGAGGAAGATCCAAATAACTGCTACAATAAGGAATATGAGAAAAACGAGTTGGACAAGTAtctaataaaaatgggagatCTTACTAAAAAGAGTAACCTGACTGAAAACAAAGATTTTTATGGAGCCAAATATGACATGATCACGACAGATTCGATTTCAACGACGACGGAGGAATTTTCATGTCCTTGCCCCCTTGAGGGGAAGGGCGACGATAAGGATACGCTGCGGATTTCGGAGGAGGGAGAGTTCGGGGATGCTTCCCAGGACCTGACGCTGGATGATCAACAGTCCACCAAAGTTGGCAATGGGGGGAGTAGCGGCAGCAGCGATAGCAGCAGCGGAAGGAGTTccggggggagaagcgaggGAGGAGGCACAGGAAGCGGTGAGAGAAGCGGTGAGAGAAGCGGCGAGAGAAGCGGCGAGAGAAGCGGCAAGAGACACTGCGAGAGACAGGGCGAGAGAAGCGGCGAGAGACACTGCGAGAGACACGGCAGCGTGAGGAGCCTCGGCAAAACCGCTTGGGCTATGGGAAGTACCGCGACCAGTGCGCGCAAAATGGACGCTCCGAAATTTTGTGACAATAACGATTTATACGCAGTTGAACATGGCAAACTGACAAGAAGTAGCGAACCTTTTTCaattagcaaaaatgaagtgagCAAAGGGAAGGAGGACCAGTACGATAACTTATCCTCAACTAAGACCCCCGCGGGTAGCAGCATCATTACCACACAACAAACGAATGGGAGGCTGCAAGATTATTCAGTTATTCTAAGTGGAAAAGAATACGAAAGCAATAATAACAGTCTGAGACAGAATACACACGTGACGGAGTTACCAAATCAAAGCACCAATTCATTACGACCACATGTGCACCCTTCGTACGTGCCCAATAAAGTCAATCATGTGAGCAGTAGGAGTAATGCCCCGCATATGTTTAACGGACTCAGTATGGCCACAACAGTCGGAGGACAGAAAGATATTGGAGCAGAGGGGGATTATACGAGGATGATCCTTCGAGGAAATGCCACTCTTATGAACTGTGTGCATaaaagtggaaataaaaatagccTTAACGTTTTGCACGTGAAGAATGGCGGCCGTTGTGCACATGGAGTGGGTCAGGAAGTCAGGGGGGGAAGCCCCTCTATGGGGAGTACTGTCAAACTGATTAGAGCAGCGGGTGATCGGGAAAGGTTCGTCGGAGGGGTGAGTAGTGGGAGAAGCATTAACGGTGGGAGAACCCAGGAAATGACTCGAAATGGAGAAGCCGTGAGAAACGCGATCAGCGTGAGAAGTGCCAACAGCTGGAGAGGTAGCAAGGGGGGTACGCACAGCTTCCCCTTGAATGGAGTAGGAAGCAATATGCGCAACGTTAGTAGCACGGAAAACTTGAAAAGTCCAAGCAGCCAGAACAACGGCATGCACCACCTGAGTGTAAGGATGAGCAATCTGAGGAGTAGCACGGCTGCGTTGA CGCCAAGCACCCCCAAGAACGCCGCGCATCTGCTGGAAGGGAACCTAAATTACAACCCCAAAGTGGAGGATAAAAAGAAACTAACGAGTGTAAGTGGGGGCGACGTGAAAGTGGCAGCGATGACTCACCCGCATGTGAAGAGCAGCGTGGAGAACGCGAACGTGAGATTGAATTCGAGTAGGCTTCTGAGTAGAACCTGCTTTGGTGGTGGCCATGCGGTGGTGGATTCGTTTAGGGAAAGCCCCCCCCACCGCGTGGGCAGAAATCTCAGCTTTATGGGAGTGAGTTTCGACAGGGACATTGGTCCGCACGTCCAAGGAATGGCGATAGGTCCCAGTGGCGGCCGCGTCCCAGGCAGCGCGATGCCGATCCGAGGCGACACAAGGAGAGGCATCTTCAGCGGTGTCAGCGGAGGTATCAGCGGAGGTTTGAGCGGAAATGTGAACGTACCGCTTAGTGGACCGTTTGGTGGAATCCTGGGTAGGGACAGCTTCCGCGTGCACACATGCAAAGGAGGGGGGGCGGTAAAAATCCCAAGCGACGGCATAAGCGGTGGTTGTAGCGGTTGCGGTGGTTGTGGCGGATGCGGCGGATGCGGTGGTTGTAGCGGTTGTAGCGGCTTCGGCGGCTGCGGCTGCGGCTGCTTCGGAGGTTGCGGGATGGCCATGTTGAAAAACCTGTCCAACAGACAGAGAAGCCTAACAGGGccatataaaaaagtaaacgaAGAAAACAACATGGtgctaaaaaatatggcaCAGAGGAAGCATTTAATTAGCTACAAACACATGAACAATTGGATTACTTCTCATGAGAGTAAATGTGGAGGGAGAGATGATAGGGGAAGAGCACCCGTAGCGTCCTCCTTGAGGAATGGCATATACAAGACAAACCAAAAGATGAACAAGGAAAAGGTAGGGCAGCTACTTGATATAATAATGAAGGAAGCAAATAAAAGCTatagtggaaaaaaaaaaagtgttatcaaccaaatttga
- a CDS encoding hypothetical protein (putative), which yields MSLLCNPDAFHLFVEDDLESFFSSLEKESQSTSHVVILTDEATFLNERPTLLAALKFVLRYPREHSKGSLSPQGGGLYTLQGNVQKCQHVDSPTFNVEETKWRNRLVFPCSDGEELGEKSSHSSGEKSANQDGKKNSEQVRQKMKSGNKIDGKSAHQMVLCEDKQGTHLLEGNDSGEIQQIFEKYEQSLMGKAIRIPHLFAHQIKNVLLIISNIQKWHDKVEVAHQLIDLFHRKDTSKEAQIICFANEHILESFYHFCLVLCKGLKVHLLPSSGRALVEVVGDAAGSFRGWHSGEQTCDAVKADRYDEALQADHQNVTTSGHQNVTTSGHQNVITSGHQNVNTSDHQNVITSGHQNVITSSHQNVITSSHQNVITSSHHNAICAHSVTHVRRELLTSLREEDCKGIFTQILKLAILNDPKLFANIKSTDLNQFKKRIKYFLHRLLINSCNIRSRGKRNKKIMNMFRFGTTIGNAIKNAKGYPLNGVFTNEEVFLCYGIYYELRILYEVGAVDLILLVDVKEIMMKHKIKYKLSNNYLNYYTHEIIHHLRKGHPSGTNNIFLVHLTGIGEVHPDVMISVPLCVVCRILCPMVCFPPRSMHLSRKGTEPNKKWEPFVHIGHVGNKSEAIRVIYVSCMSRGNICIRNVTACLDVIVFVKILREINFDIRLTRQGITTTYPEDLSPKEDIIQIKGNVQRSVFLFKRFIYRRGITLNVHNCGTQPKEKPPRTNSVLRQNRLSI from the exons ATGAGCCTACTGTGCAACCCCGACGCGTTTCACCTCTTTGTAGAGGATGACCTGGAATCTTTCTTCAGCAGCTTGGAGAAG GAGAGCCAATCCACCAGCCACGTTGTCATACTAACGGATGAGGCCACGTTTCTAAATGAACGACCCACTCTCTTGGCTGCTTTGAAATTCGTCCTACGTTACCCCAGGGAGCATTCAAAAGGGAGTTTGTCCCCCCAAGGGGGCGGCCTCTACACCCTACAGggaaatgtacaaaaatgccAGCATGTAGACAGTCCTACTTTTAATGTGGAGGAGACGAAATGGAGGAACCGGTTGGTCTTTCCCTGCAGCGACGGTGAGGAACTCGGTGAGAAAAGTAGCCATTCCTCCGGCGAAAAGAGTGCTAATCAggatgggaagaaaaattctgaacaggtcaggcaaaaaatgaaaagtggtaacaaaattgatggTAAATCTGCACATCAAATGGTTCTTTGCGAAGACAAGCAGGGGACGCACCTCCTTGAAGGCAATGACTCAGGAGAgattcaacaaatttttgaaaaatatgaacagtcCCTCATGGGGAAAGCTATCCGAATCCCCCACCTCTTTGCACACCAAATTAAAAACGTCCTACTGATCATTTCTAATATACAAAAGTGGCATGACAAGGTGGAGGTTGCTCACCAGTTAATTGACCTCTTTCATAGAAAGGACACTTCGAAAGAAGCACAGATTATCTGTTTTGCCAATGAGCATATCCTAGAAAGCTTTTATCACTTCTGCCTGGTCCTGTGCAAAG GGCTGAAGGTGCACCTGCTTCCGTCCAGCGGGCGTGCCCTCGTTGAAGTGGTGGGAGACGCTGCGGGATCCTTCCGAGGTTGGCACAGCGGGGAACAGACCTGCGATGCGGTTAAAGCTGATCGTTATGATGAGGCGCTTCAAGCCGACCACCAAAACGTCACCACTTCTGGTCACCAAAACGTCACCACTTCTGGTCACCAAAACGTCATCACTTCTGGCCACCAAAACGTCAACACTTCTGATCACCAAAACGTCATCACTTCTGGTCACCAAAACGTCATCACTTCTAGCCACCAAAACGTCATCACTTCTAGCCACCAAAACGTCATCACTTCTAGCCACCACAATGCAATTTGCGCCCATAGCGTAACGCATGTCCGAAGGGAACTCCTAACATCACTGAGGGAGGAAGACTGCAAGGGGATCTTTACACAGATATTAAAACTAGCCATCCTGAATGACCCCAAGTTGTTTGCCAACATAAAAAGTACCGACTTGAACCAGTTTaagaaaaggataaaatattttcttcacagATTGTTAATAAATAGTTGCAATATAAGGAGTagaggaaaaaggaacaaaaaaattatgaacatgtTCAGGTTCGGAACCACCATTGgaaatgcaataaaaaatgcaaagggaTATCCCCTAAACGGTGTCTTCACTAATGAGGAAGTGTTTCTATGTTATGGCATATACTACGAGCTAAGGATTCTGTACGAGGTGGGTGCAGTGGACCTTATCCTCCTCGTAGATGTGAAAGAAATTATGatgaaacataaaattaaatataagttAAGCAATAACTATTTGAACTACTACACACATGAGATTATTCACCATCTTAGGAAGGGACATCCATCGGGGacgaataatatttttttagttcaCCTCACTGGAATAGGAGAGGTACATCCCGATGTGATGATTAGCGTGCCGTTATGCGTCGTTTGTAGGATTCTCTGTCCCATGGTATGCTTCCCCCCGCGAAGTATGCATTTATCACGGAAGGGGACTGAACccaataaaaaatgggaaccatTCGTGCATATCGGACATGTGGGAAACAAATCAGAAGCCATTCGGGTAATTTACGTTAGCTGCATGAGCAGAGGGAACATCTGCATCAGGAATGTAACCGCATGTCTCGATGTCATAGttttcgtaaaaatattaaggGAGATCAATTTTGATATCAGGCTGACGAGACAAGGGATCACCACTACCTATCCTGAGGACCTCTCACCGAAAGAAGACATAATACAGATAAAGGGAAACGTACAAAggagtgtttttttatttaaacgGTTTATTTACCGAAGGGGAATCACTCTCAATGTGCACAACTGTGGGACG CAACCAAAGGAGAAGCCACCACGCACCAATTCAGTACTACGTCAAAATCGTTTATCGATCTGA
- a CDS encoding transporter (putative): MTKHTYMEDRKMAEPIGSILVDETEKLVDTYRFDSSLSEGPKKSKSSQKKDGKHGMAFHKSLAVVNVAAGLDGCDDQLLPASFRALEADLNLHPSLLGYITLAQTLMLSLFSPIWGFLSDKYSRKWMLVFGTALWGVATILLANINDFAHIIFFRAINGLALGSIGPISQSILADAAKNESLGLSFGLVQLSSSVGRLIGGVVTTTVALKYFGGIRGWRLCFIIVGILSILLSIVVALFVDDAPRQVRKKKKMEYLDGDDIDAGSNHVRIVTQYTQSYLLYQNIMELLRDSLSKKSIIIILLEGFTGTIPWLALSFNTMFFQYCGLSDLQAAIITGFLLIGSALGGVIGGHFGDIMHDISNKHGRPFLGVAVNRPIVSDIIRPDYRGTVFSLTIAIEGVGASLIGAPLFGYLAEKVFNYQNNNLLIGEMPEELRRNNAEALSKTLLYLTLVPWLLSFVFYSLLHFTYGKEYQKMNEIIESEYKYDDEDEETVAEKAHT; the protein is encoded by the exons ATGACTAAACACACCTACATGGAGGACAGAAAGATGGCGGAACCGATCGGCAGCATCCTGGTGGACGAAACGGAGAAGCTCGTAGATACATACCGCTTCGACAGCTCCTTAAGCGAAGGCCCCAAGAAGTCAAAGTCAAGTCAGAAGAAAGATGGGAAGCATGGAATGGCTTTCCACAAATCGCTAGCTGTAGTCAACGTAGCCGCAGGGTTGGATGGATGTGATGACCAGTTACTACCTGCAAGTTTCAGAGCTTTGGAAGCAGATTTGAATTTACACCCATCCTTATTAGGGTATATCACCCTGGCGCAAACATTAATGTTAAGTCTGTTCAGCCCCATATGGGGATTCCTCTCCGATAAGTATTCTCGAAAGTGGATGCTCGTGTTTGGTACAGCCCTCTGGGGAGTTGCAACGATATTGCTAGCCAACATAAATGACTTCgcacatattatattttttagagCAATAAATGGATTAGCCTTAGGTAGTATAGGACCCATCTCACAGAGTATACTTGCCGATGCAGCGAAGAATGAATCGCTTGGATTGTCATTCGGATTGGTGCAACTATCTTCCAGTGTGGGTAGATTAATCGGAGGGGTGGTAACCACCACAGTGgcgttaaaatattttggaggAATTAGAGGATGGAGATTGTGCTTCATCATTGTAGGTATTTTGAGTATTTTGCTAAGTATTGTAGTAGCCCTTTTTGTAGACGACGCTCCAAGACAGGTtcggaaaaagaagaagatggaGTACCTAGATGGGGACGACATAGATGCAGGATCCAACCATGTTAGAATAGTGACTCAATACACACAGTCCTATTTGTTGTACCAAAATATTATGGAATTACTTCGAGACAGCTTGTCCAAAAAAAGTATCATCATTATTTTGCTGGAAGGATTTACTGGAACTATTCCTTGGCTAGCTCTTAGTTTCAATACCATGTTTTTTCAATACTGTGGATTGAGTGATCTACAAGCAGCTATAATAACTGGGTTCCTACTGATCGGTTCTGCATTAGGTGGAGTTATTGGAGGTCACTTTGGAGACATAATGCATGATATATCAAACAAGCACGGAAGACCATTCCTTG GTGTTGCCGTGAACAGGCCAATTGTATCGGATATTATCAGGCCAGATTACAGAGGCACCGTCTTTTCCCTAACGATAGCTATAGAGGGAGTGGGGGCTTCGCTCATTGGAGCTCCCCTGTTCGGTTATCTAGCCGAAAAGGTCTTTAACTACCAGAACAATAATTTACTGATTGGAGAGATGCCGGAGGAACTGCGAAGGAACAACGCGGAAGCCCTTTCCAAAACGCTGCTCTACCTGACCCTGGTCCCTTGGCTGCTCTCCTTCGTTTTTTATAGCCTGCTGCATTTTACCTATGGCAAGGAGTACCAGAAGATGAACGAGATCATTGAGAGTGAGTACAAGTACGACGACGAGGACGAGGAGACCGTTGCGGAGAAGGCGCACACGTAA
- a CDS encoding SufE-like protein (putative), translating to MKKREIKKICFLYLQIIVFYSFMVSSMRRGKHHSQKKSELKIIKRVSPFGKKKINRVKFHSLLYLKNCELRKSKGRNIYLGDMLENLSGGQPLRNSNIEQFHLTPKLRKTVQFFQELPNDPYRKSQEVILLGRKCPPMPEELKNRQNQVLGCQSTVYVHPTVEVRAGKKIITWLGDSDGLLTKGIVYILVEGLSGYPPEQILRVNPNFITLTGISEFLTMSRINGYLNIMNKMKAFSTSIMQNEEH from the exons atgaagaaaagggaaataaaaaaaatctgcttCCTATACCTACAGATCATTGTCTTCTACTCATTTATGGTTAGCTCCATGAGACGTGGAAAACATcacagccaaaaaaaaagcgagttgaaaattataaaaagagtAAGCccctttgggaaaaaaaaaataaatagagTTAAATTCCATTCGTTgctttacttaaaaaattgcgaactAAGAAAGAGCAAAGGGAGGAACATCTACCTGGGGGACATGCTCGAAAATTTGTCTGGAGGCCAACCCCTGCGGAATTCAAATATTGAGCAGTTCCACCTAACGCCAAAGCTGAGAAAAACCGTGCAGTTCTTTCAGGAGCTTCCGAATGATCCCTATCGCaa aagcCAAGAAGTGATACTGCTCGGGAGGAAGTGCCCGCCCATGCcggaagaattaaaaaacagACAAAACCAAGTGTTG gGGTGCCAGTCAACTGTGTACGTTCACCCCACAGTGGAGGTCCGTGCGGGGAAGAAGATCATTACGTGGTTAGGGGATTCAG ACGGACTGCTGACCAAAGGAATTGTGTACATCTTAGTGGAGGGCCTGAGTGGTTACCCTCCTGAGCAAATATTACGCGTAAACCCAAACTTCATTACGCTGACCGGCATCTCGGAATTTCTCACCATGAGCAGAATAAATGGCTACTTAAACATCATGAACAAGATGAAGGCGTTCTCCACCAGCATTATGCAGAACGAGGAGCACTGA